The following is a genomic window from Canis lupus baileyi chromosome 30, mCanLup2.hap1, whole genome shotgun sequence.
AGTGAGTGAGAAGTCGTCCTGTTCAAGGGCGGTTCTCCTGGGACTTCATGCCCTTCCGCAGGTTGGGGAGCCCCTCTGAGACACGTGGAGACCCAGGCTGTTGAATCCGAATGGGGCATTCTTTCCCACTGTTTCAAATGAGGACTTCGTGCACGGTTCTTGGGATCCTAGAAACCACCAACTTCCTTCAATGACAAAAGGAATAGGCACAGCCTGAGTGACCCACAGTAGCTTGCAGTTCCCAAGAAGAGAGGTTCATTGTGTGACACCCCAAAAGTTGCATCAAGGAGCCAGGGTTACAGGGATACAGATCTCCACTCAAGGAAGAAAGAGTTCCCTAAAAGTCAGAGCTACCCTGCAAGATAATGAGCAGCAAGAGGCTGTTCCAGCTTCTGGGTGGGGAGGGCTTGAAGAGAAGGCACATTTATTCCACTCTCTTACTAACAGATCTGGAATCAACCCACATGGCCATCAACGGGGACAGATCAACAAGCCACAAGAGTCCTACAATGGAATACAAATCAGCAATTAAGAGGACCGCACTGCTTTTGCAACAGCATgaacaaatttcaaaaacatgatGTTGGTGAATGGAGTCAGACAGTAGAGCACCTGCTTCATGAATCCATTTAAGTGAGGCTCTCAGAAGAGCTGAGCtaatttactgtttttaaaaatcagaacaaaaataataaaaaaaaatattgaacaatggctgtttctggagattttgaGTGAAACTGAGTAGGTGGAGGAAGACACTTGGGGAGGCTGGTGAGGTCCAGGGCCAGAGGGGCGGGCACAGGTCACATCCAAGACCCTGATAAGGCTGGGTGCACGGTCAAGTTGTGGGCCCTGATAGGGTTTGGGCTACTCAGGTgtttgcatttgtcaaaattcatcgAGTGAAACACCTCTAAGATTCATAGGATTTCACacacaaaagcacaaaaataaaattcctgttAATGATACGCTTCCTAAGTGTTTGAGTGAAGTGTACTTGTTTGTCACTTACTTTGAAATGctcagaaaaataagatgtaTGGATAAGAAGGGTGGTTTGATGGACAAGTATCTGAGAAAGTAAATGAGGCTCAGTGTTAGCTATGGGCTCCAGGAGTTGGGTATGTGGATATGCACTGTTTAATTCCTTCagcttttctgtatgtttgaaatttttcacaataaaatgaaagtaaaaatagttACAAATAATTGTTGAGCTtagtagtttaaaataaaattttccttataaaaaaaatagaagccaaaaTGGGATTCCTGCTTTGGATAGGAAATTAAACCAATAGCCTCCATGCTGTGGCAACCTAATGTTCCAAGTGAGTTGGGGTGCACACAAAGAGAATTTGGGTACCCAGCATTCAAATGGAATGAGGGTGGACTGTGGATCAGCCAAATACCCAGAGTATCGGGTGGTTGTGGGAAAGCCATCACTCCAGGAGAGCTGACGCTTCCATTCAAGATGGTGGGCTGAGCCCACCAATCCCATCTCCACCCTCCCAGGACCCACTGTGTGGGAGAAGCCAGCTTATGATGGGTAAGGGACTCAACAAATGCAATGGGAAGCAGAGGCGAGTGTGCTCACCCCAAAGCAAGGCAGAGGACGTAGGAACCAGTGGGCCCTAGAACATGACATCCCCTGCTCCTGATGAGGCCCAGTGGAGGAGGAGTGTATCCTCAACGGAGAGGAACAACCAGGGCCACCGAGTCAGGCACCCCCCCCAAGGCAGAGTGTCCAGCAGTCCCACTTCTCCCCAAACACCACTAGTGTGTACCTCTAGGACAGTTGAGCACCTCACCCAGGAAGGGCTGAGGTTCCCGGGGAGCTGTTGTCACCCGCAGGTGCATAGCTCTCATTCTGGCTTCTGAGCTCCCAACTTTCTTATTCCCGAGACCCCCACCTCCAATCCCAGAGTGCCACGTCAACTTCCCCACACGGGTGAGCTTTCTCTAACTCGACACAGGCTGACACAGGTGGAAAAGGAGCCCAGACCACCAAGGACCACTCCCATCCTTACCCCAGCACATGAGCAAAACCAGTGGCACAAGAAAGAAAGCCTGAGAcaacagatataaaaatacaacCCAGAGGAAGCATACAGTTTACAAAGCAGAAATCACCTTTTAAATTAAagtcaaaattaaatttaaaaatcttaaatatagtCAGACATCAAGAAGATGTTAGAGCCAGAAAGCAAAGGCAAGAGGCTTTGAAAGGgaacaattagaaaacaaatgcCCCAGAAGTCATAGATATCAAATGTATTGATGATATTTAACATTAAACAGAGGAGCTTGAAGATGACATGAGAAATCCCTGAGACTTAGAACAAAATGTCGAAGAGGTAGAAAGTACGAGGGAAAACAAGTCAGCATGAACGACCTCCCCCAGGAGTACAGGCtctgctgtgggggtgggggagcacaaCGAGGACACAGGGGAATGAGGAAATGCATTCCTAGAGAGGAACACATCCCACAGTAGAAGATACAGCCTCGAGGTTGAAAAGACTAAGCAATATGCCAAGAAAAACGAATGGGGAAAAACCCAGACACATCCTGTTGAAACCGCAGAGCATTAGGGATAATAAGTGGTTCCCAAAAGCATCTGCAGagaactaaacaaacaaaagtcatctgcggaaaaataaaaatcacattggCATCAGACTTGCCATTAACAGCACTGCATATGCTACAAACTTCAGGAACGGCACCCGCAGTCGTGGTGACTGGAATCCACCCTGTGCTTCCACACATGAGCAACGCTACAAATAAACAGATGATTGGAAAAATACATAAACAGTGTGTAAATGAGCAGCGAGCACAACAGCACGTTATTGGTAATAGATGTAGTAAATAAGCCTGTTTTTCTAAAACTAAGTGACATGTATTTTCTCGTGTGGTCATCTGCTTTTCAGCGTTTTTTAAGGCgttttttaaggcagtgaaaatcacatctgaaataataaaatatcaggtTATAAATTAAACGAAAGGGTAAAAGACCTGTGCACCGATAACTATAAAACATGCAGCAAGAGCAGAAGACACGagcatcccatgttcatggatgggAAGACTTTACATTATGGTGGCAGGACTAACCAAAGCGTCatgcagattcaatgcaatccttattaaAAAACCAAGAAcccggcagcccgggtggctcagccatttagcactgccttcagcccagggcgtgatcctggagaccggagagaCGCTGTCGGACCCACAGGTAGGAGGGCCTGGAGGAGCGGGACTGGGAGCCAGAGAAGAggctggggtcagggctggggcgTGGGTGGCACGGGAGGCGGTGGCTAATGGGGACAGAGCGCCCTGCACTCACGGCCAGGGGGGCGGTGCCCCCCACACACTGACACACGGAGAAGCGCTCACCCCCCAGGACTCCCCTGGACAGCTCGGGCTGCCGCGAGGACGGCCTGCGCTCCGCCAGTACCTGACCACGGCGGCCCGGCCCAGGGCGGCCTCCCCTGAAAGCTGGACCCACGACCCCAGCTCCTTGCACCGATGTGCCCTGCACAGCCACGGGGTCTCCGCGGAAACACAGGCCACCTCGTCTCCTTGGGGGCCAAGGGCCTCACCCCAGAGTGCCGATCCAGGCCCAGGTGGCCTCGCCAGCGACAACACCCTTCACGTGCCCTCCCTGTCTCGGCACGTGCACGGGCACCCACTCAGCAGCATACCCTCACCTTGGTCCCCCGCGTCACCCTCAGTAATACAATCTGCCTTCCTCGCTGGTCACCTGGCTTCCGCTCACCATGGCGTGGACATCCCGACCACCCAGGGGAGTGGGGGCCGCTCCAGGGGCCTGCACCTGCCTCGGCTCCGGAAGGATGGGCCCTGGCCCTCGGGGGATAGCAGCCTCAGCTCCCCACGCTCCCCAGAGAGGCCCCTCACCACCTCCAGAAGGGGACTCCAAGGCGAGGCAGACCCCCCCGGAGCTCCTGGGCGCGCACACTGCCTGGCCGCTCCTCCATCCCACTCCCCTGGTGACACCAGGCTCCCTCTCTGGACCCCAggaccgccaccaccaccacggaCCAGCGTCCCCAGGCCAGACCCCGAACGCGGCACCAGGATGGTTCCCCCTCCCTTCGCGGACCTTCCGCCACAGGGTGGGCAGCCGGGCAGCAATCACGACCTGAAGCTGGCGGGCCTGCGCGGACACTTGCAGGggctcccctggccctgccccagctAGGCGCAGCCTCCCAGGGGGCAGATCCCCGCCCCCAGACCCTGGGCCCCACACAGGCAGCCGATGTAGCTCACAAGCGCCCCTGCCCCACACCCGGGACTCGGGCAGGCTGTGCCTCTGCGCTGAGCCCCTGCAGGGCCGCCTGGCTCTGCAACATGGAGGACCCTCCGTCCCGAGTCCTTGGGCGGCTGCCTGGGCCCCACAACCCCAGGGACCCACCCCTCGAGCGCCTGTGGGGCCGCTGCAACCCCAGGGACCCTCCACCGGGGCTCTGCCAGCCGCCTGGGCTCCACGACCCCGGGGATCCTCCCCCTGGGCCCTTGCCCGGCCGCCGCggctctgcctcagtttccccatcggTAAGGTAGAAACCACAGTCATTGTCACGGGGCTGATGTGTACAAAGCTGCTCAGGAGAGTTGCTGGCATAGACCTGTGACGCATGtgtttgctaaaaataaatacagctcACAGCCATTCACTGGTTCCTGGACTCGGGAGAGGATTATATCCCCAAAGAAAGATGATCGACAAAATAACGAcaataaaatatgtgtgtgtttccaCCGCGTGCTGAGGAGCATGGGGTCCAATAGTGGGAAGCCCCCAGGGAGACGCTGGGAGCAGGGGTGAGGGCGGGATCGGAACCACTGACCCGCCTGGATAACCAATGGGCCGAGCTACCCACCGGGGTGCGCGTGACCCGGAGCCTCAGGCACCTGCTCCCACAACAGGAAAAGGCCTTTCAGGGCCTCGTGATGGACAACACGCCGCCCTGGGGTGTATATAAGCCCAAACACCCGACTTCACACACTCACAGCCACACCTGcacccacacacactcacccGCACCCACACCCCGCCCCAGCACCCACACCATGGCCGCCTCCACCCTGTCCGTCTGCTCCAGCGACCTGAGCTACGGCGGCCGCGTCTGCCTGCCCGGCTCCGGCGACTCCTGCCCCGACCCCTCCTGGCAGGTGGACGACTGTCCCGAGAGCTACTGCGAGCCCCCCTGCTGCGCCCCGGCCTCCTGCCTGACCCTCCTCTGCACCCCTGCGAGCTGCGtgtccagcccctgcccaccaGCCTGCCCCGGCTCCTGCCAGCCCTCGTGCGGcagctgctccccctgccagGAGGGCTGCGGTGTGTctgtctgctgcaagcccgtGTGCTGCACCTCCGTCTGCTGCAAGCCCGTGTGCTGCACCCctgtctgctgcaagcccgtCTGCTGCACCCCTGTCTGCTGCAAACCTGTGTGCTGTGAGTCCTCCCCCTGCTGCCAGCAGTCTAGCTGCCAGCCCTCCTGCTGCAGCTCTTCCCCCTGCCAGGAAGAcagctgtgtgtctgtctgctgcAAGCCCATGTGCTGCACCCCTGTCTGCTGCACCCTTGTCTGCTGCAAGCGTGTCTGCTGTGAGGCCTCCCCCTGCTGCCAGCAGTCTAGCTGCCAGCCCTCCTGCTgcagctcctccccctgccaggaagacagctgtgtgtctgtctgctgcaagcccatgtgctgcacccctgtctgctgcaagcccgtgtgctgcacccctgtctgctgcaagcccgtCTGCTGCACCCCCATCTGTTGCAAGCCCGTCTGCTGCAAACCCATCTGCTGCCAGGCCTCCCCCTgctgccagcccagcccctgcagaCCCTCCTCCTGCGTGTCCCTCCTCTGCCGCCCCGTGTGCAGGCCCGCCTGCtgcgcccctccctccccctgcaagCCCAGCTGCCGCCCCCAGGCCTCCAGCATGTCCCTGCTGTGCCACCCTGTGTGCTCCCGCTGATGGGGCATGTGCTCCCGCAGAGCTGggctcaggccccacccagggaccGTGGGCCTCCTGACCACTCCTCAGCCCAGCCCTCACCTGTGCTAGGTAGCTGCCCCCACCCACGACGGGGTCCCCCCGGGTGTCCATTCTCCTGAGCTGACTTCGCCTCCTCCCTCCCAAGAACGCTGACCCTGCGGCTCCCCGGGGCTCCTGCTCCCGGGACGCACCTCCACCTACCCTGGGTCACCTTCCTAGTTCCTACGCCTTCCCTCCC
Proteins encoded in this region:
- the LOC140621367 gene encoding uncharacterized protein, yielding MAASTLSVCSSDLSYGGRVCLPGSGDSCPDPSWQVDDCPESYCEPPCCAPASCLTLLCTPASCVSSPCPPACPGSCQPSCGSCSPCQEGCGVSVCCKPVCCTSVCCKPVCCTPVCCKPVCCTPVCCKPVCCESSPCCQQSSCQPSCCSSSPCQEDSCVSVCCKPMCCTPVCCTLVCCKRVCCEASPCCQQSSCQPSCCSSSPCQEDSCVSVCCKPMCCTPVCCKPVCCTPVCCKPVCCTPICCKPVCCKPICCQASPCCQPSPCRPSSCVSLLCRPVCRPACCAPPSPCKPSCRPQASSMSLLCHPVCSR